One part of the Marinobacterium rhizophilum genome encodes these proteins:
- the rnd gene encoding ribonuclease D produces the protein MTQDNGYDWQQLERSAQEPVWVGTDAELAQLCQRWRTLPMVALDTEFQRVDTYYPIAGLIQLADDRACYLIDPLSITDFAPLTALFAEPSVLKVLHSSTEDLELFQHCFGVLPNPLYDTQVAGGFIGWGFTVGLQRMLENALGVQVGKGETTSDWLQRPLTQRQEQYAALDVAYLPAICRMQMAELESRGMLPWLQEEMLALLANAPDADASGEQYYLRFSQMAALPPYKVLALKNLTAWREQQCRLRNVPRNRVLRNQTLLDIITRWPRTTLELSRVPELKRKVLREDGETMLGLLKNAADTSAAQVVEPIPRPLHVLWNTRLKRLKLMGRERAQALDMAPELLLRRRDLEALIRSGLDDGNYQLPPGLQGWRQEVIGDDLLVQLRRFEQ, from the coding sequence ATGACGCAGGATAATGGCTATGACTGGCAGCAGCTTGAGCGCTCTGCGCAGGAGCCGGTGTGGGTTGGCACGGATGCAGAACTGGCGCAGCTGTGCCAGCGCTGGCGCACACTGCCCATGGTGGCGCTGGATACCGAGTTTCAGCGGGTAGATACCTATTATCCGATTGCGGGACTCATTCAGCTGGCTGATGACCGTGCCTGTTACCTGATCGATCCGCTGTCCATCACGGACTTCGCGCCCTTAACGGCGCTGTTTGCTGAGCCTTCCGTACTCAAGGTGCTGCATTCCAGTACTGAAGACCTGGAGCTATTTCAGCACTGCTTTGGTGTCCTGCCGAACCCCTTGTACGATACCCAGGTTGCCGGTGGCTTTATCGGCTGGGGCTTTACCGTGGGGCTGCAGCGCATGCTGGAGAATGCCCTGGGTGTGCAGGTTGGCAAGGGGGAGACGACCTCCGATTGGCTGCAGCGCCCGTTGACGCAGCGCCAGGAGCAGTATGCCGCACTGGATGTAGCCTATTTGCCGGCGATCTGTCGCATGCAGATGGCGGAGCTCGAGAGTCGGGGCATGCTGCCCTGGTTGCAGGAGGAGATGCTGGCGCTGCTGGCCAATGCGCCGGACGCCGATGCCTCGGGCGAGCAGTATTACCTGCGATTCAGCCAGATGGCGGCGCTGCCGCCTTACAAGGTGCTGGCGCTGAAGAATCTGACCGCCTGGCGGGAGCAGCAATGCCGTTTGCGCAATGTGCCCCGTAACCGCGTGCTGCGGAACCAGACCCTGCTCGATATCATCACCCGCTGGCCGCGCACCACGCTGGAGTTGTCCCGCGTACCGGAGCTCAAGCGCAAGGTATTGCGCGAAGATGGCGAGACCATGCTGGGTCTTTTGAAAAATGCCGCCGATACGTCTGCAGCACAAGTGGTGGAGCCGATTCCCCGGCCACTGCATGTGCTCTGGAATACGCGTCTCAAGCGCCTGAAACTCATGGGGCGCGAGCGTGCACAAGCGCTGGACATGGCGCCGGAGCTGTTGTTGCGCCGGCGTGACCTGGAGGCGCTGATTCGCTCCGGGCTGGATGATGGCAACTATCAATTGCCGCCGGGGTTGCAGGGATGGCGCCAGGAGGTTATCGGCGACGACCTGCTGGTGCAGTTGCGCCGGTTTGAGCAATAG
- the recR gene encoding recombination mediator RecR, protein MSFSPLIQQLIKSLRCLPGVGPKSAQRMALYLLEHDRNAALELAASLQDAVERVGECQSCRTLSEESPCGICASSSRDRSVLCVLESPVDMLAIEQTGGFGGYYFVLKGHLSPIDGVGPDDLGIDALIERLRAGEVREVILATNPTVEGEATAHYIAEQVRELGIQVSRIAHGVPVGGELEFIDGGTLAHALAGRRSLM, encoded by the coding sequence ATGTCTTTCAGTCCCCTTATACAGCAGCTGATCAAGTCGTTGCGCTGCCTGCCGGGCGTAGGTCCCAAGTCTGCGCAGCGCATGGCGCTCTACCTGCTTGAGCATGATCGCAATGCGGCGCTGGAACTGGCCGCTTCGCTGCAGGACGCCGTGGAGCGGGTGGGTGAGTGTCAGTCCTGCCGTACCCTGTCGGAAGAGTCCCCCTGTGGTATCTGTGCCTCGAGCAGCCGTGATCGCTCCGTGCTCTGCGTGCTGGAGTCGCCGGTTGACATGCTGGCGATCGAGCAGACGGGCGGCTTCGGGGGCTATTACTTCGTGCTCAAGGGGCACCTTTCACCCATTGATGGCGTGGGTCCTGACGACCTGGGTATCGATGCGCTGATCGAGCGCCTGCGCGCGGGTGAAGTCCGCGAAGTGATACTGGCCACCAATCCTACGGTTGAGGGTGAGGCTACGGCGCATTACATCGCCGAGCAGGTGCGTGAGCTGGGTATCCAGGTGAGCCGTATCGCACACGGTGTGCCGGTGGGGGGAGAGCTTGAGTTTATCGATGGCGGTACTCTGGCGCATGCGCTGGCGGGTCGACGTTCCCTGATGTGA
- a CDS encoding YbaB/EbfC family nucleoid-associated protein, with the protein MMKNMGGLMKQAQKMQEDMQRVQEEVARAEVSGESGAGLVKIVMNGRHDVKSVAIDDSLMEEDKEILEDLIAAAVNDAVRKVESNTKEQMSKVTAGMQLPPGFQMPF; encoded by the coding sequence ATGATGAAGAACATGGGTGGCCTGATGAAGCAGGCGCAAAAAATGCAGGAAGACATGCAGCGTGTGCAGGAAGAAGTGGCGCGTGCCGAGGTGTCCGGTGAATCCGGTGCAGGTTTGGTCAAAATCGTGATGAATGGTCGTCATGACGTCAAGTCGGTGGCCATTGATGACAGCCTGATGGAAGAAGACAAGGAAATTCTGGAAGACCTGATTGCGGCGGCCGTCAATGATGCAGTGCGCAAGGTTGAAAGCAACACCAAGGAACAGATGTCCAAAGTGACCGCCGGCATGCAGTTGCCGCCGGGCTTCCAGATGCCGTTCTGA
- the dnaX gene encoding DNA polymerase III subunit gamma/tau — MSYQVLARKWRPKRFQEMVGQEHVLKALVNALDDDRLHHAYLFTGTRGVGKTSIARLFAKSLNCERGVSSNPCGECSACREIAEGRFVDLIEVDAASRTKVEDTRELLENVQYAPTHGRYKVYLIDEVHMLSTHSFNALLKTLEEPPPHVKFLLATTDPQKLPVTILSRCLQFNLKNMIPERIVEHLRFVLGEENIPFEDPALWLLARSADGSMRDGMSLTDQAIAFGAGQITTLDVQAMLGSIDQLLVSRLVECLSARDAKSLLVAVADLAQFSPDYASVLGDLISLLHRVAIAQVLPDAADNSLGDREQILALAGQLTAEDVQLYYQIALLGRRDLPYVPDAREGLEMVLLRMLAFRPAGAPLPAATSSGTSVNAPDTAAPDTAVKAQAQPIAPASDNRDAPAREGAFGTGAQQASPSRQVPEPVAEGIAPQASASLVTPVPELGAQARGTVPERSQAAPAAASGAAAMPVGLMQEAPPEYDESDIPSGYDQDDDSSFRRAPTAKKPESGAGGAASRAENTNSVTPEPPRAAMAPQSRTLSAPVRDSVPPRVLVNPQPRGDSPLTLEALQPDDWVVLCASLGLGGMTESLTVNLSLEAVQGQTLRFHYTAQQQALLNEVQRERIGKALCDYFAVPLEVEFECAQQQRETPHQFAQRQRELRQARAVEAIQQDSLVQDIVKQFDAHIDIETVVPVEPN; from the coding sequence ATGAGCTATCAGGTGCTGGCGCGCAAATGGCGTCCGAAGCGTTTTCAGGAAATGGTGGGTCAGGAGCATGTGCTCAAGGCGCTGGTCAATGCGCTGGACGATGACCGCCTGCATCATGCCTACCTTTTTACCGGCACGCGGGGCGTGGGCAAGACCTCCATTGCCCGCCTGTTCGCCAAATCGCTGAACTGCGAGCGGGGCGTTTCATCGAACCCCTGTGGCGAGTGCAGTGCCTGCCGGGAAATCGCCGAAGGTCGCTTCGTTGACCTGATCGAGGTTGATGCGGCATCCCGCACCAAGGTGGAAGACACCCGCGAACTGCTGGAAAACGTGCAGTATGCGCCGACGCACGGCCGCTACAAGGTGTACCTCATCGACGAGGTGCACATGCTGTCGACTCACTCTTTCAATGCCTTGCTTAAAACGCTGGAAGAGCCGCCGCCCCACGTAAAATTCCTGCTGGCGACAACGGACCCGCAGAAGCTGCCGGTTACCATTCTGTCGCGCTGCCTGCAGTTCAATCTCAAGAACATGATCCCCGAGCGCATCGTCGAGCATCTGCGATTTGTGCTGGGGGAAGAAAATATTCCGTTTGAAGACCCGGCCCTCTGGCTGCTGGCGCGCTCCGCCGACGGTTCCATGCGTGATGGCATGAGCCTGACCGATCAGGCCATCGCTTTCGGGGCCGGTCAGATCACGACGCTGGATGTCCAGGCGATGCTCGGCAGTATCGATCAGCTGCTGGTGAGCCGGCTGGTGGAATGCCTGTCTGCCCGGGATGCCAAGTCCTTGCTGGTCGCCGTGGCGGACCTGGCGCAGTTTTCGCCGGATTATGCCAGCGTGCTGGGTGACCTGATCAGTCTGCTGCACCGTGTCGCCATCGCCCAGGTGCTGCCGGATGCGGCCGATAACAGCCTGGGTGATCGCGAGCAGATACTGGCGCTGGCCGGCCAGCTGACGGCTGAGGATGTGCAGCTGTACTATCAGATCGCGTTGCTGGGGCGGCGCGATCTGCCCTATGTGCCGGATGCCCGGGAAGGTCTGGAAATGGTGCTGCTGCGCATGCTGGCGTTCCGGCCGGCCGGTGCGCCACTGCCTGCAGCGACAAGCTCCGGTACGAGTGTCAATGCGCCTGATACTGCGGCGCCGGATACGGCCGTGAAAGCCCAGGCCCAGCCGATAGCGCCAGCGTCAGACAATCGCGATGCCCCCGCTCGGGAGGGGGCGTTTGGCACCGGTGCACAGCAGGCCTCGCCTTCGCGCCAAGTGCCCGAACCGGTGGCTGAGGGTATTGCGCCACAGGCTTCGGCCTCTTTGGTGACGCCGGTGCCGGAACTGGGCGCCCAGGCGCGGGGTACGGTGCCGGAGAGAAGCCAGGCTGCGCCAGCCGCGGCATCCGGTGCGGCCGCGATGCCCGTCGGCCTGATGCAGGAGGCGCCGCCTGAATACGACGAATCTGATATTCCGTCCGGTTACGATCAAGACGACGATTCGTCTTTCCGGCGAGCGCCCACGGCAAAAAAGCCTGAATCCGGCGCCGGTGGCGCGGCCTCGCGGGCCGAAAATACGAATTCCGTAACACCTGAGCCGCCCCGGGCAGCAATGGCACCGCAGTCCCGTACTCTGTCGGCACCGGTGCGCGATAGCGTGCCGCCAAGAGTGCTGGTCAATCCACAGCCGCGGGGTGACAGCCCGCTCACCCTGGAGGCACTGCAGCCTGATGACTGGGTAGTGCTCTGCGCCAGCCTGGGGCTGGGGGGCATGACCGAGAGCCTGACGGTCAACCTGTCGCTGGAGGCTGTACAGGGGCAGACACTGCGGTTTCATTACACGGCGCAGCAGCAGGCGCTGCTGAACGAGGTTCAGCGCGAGCGCATCGGCAAGGCGTTGTGCGATTATTTTGCGGTGCCGCTTGAGGTAGAATTCGAATGTGCGCAGCAGCAGCGCGAAACGCCGCACCAGTTTGCCCAGCGCCAGCGTGAATTGCGCCAGGCTCGGGCGGTTGAGGCGATTCAGCAGGATTCGCTGGTGCAGGATATTGTGAAACAGTTTGATGCTCATATTGATATCGAGACCGTCGTACCGGTCGAACCGAATTGA
- the kdsB gene encoding 3-deoxy-manno-octulosonate cytidylyltransferase gives MSFTVIIPARFGSSRFPGKPLADIAGKPMIQHVFERACQSDASRVLVATDDVRIADVARGFGAEVCMTSPEHPSGTDRLQEVVAQLGLDAEEIVVNVQGDEPLIPPVIINQVAANLAANPQAGIATLSEPVEDIAGLLNPNVVKVVTDRYGMALYFSRATIPWPRDAFGSAAGREAMPAGFAWQRHIGIYGYRVQLLNDFVQWPPAAIENTECLEQLRALWNGARIHVAVAAELPPPGVDTPEDLERLRQLLGGQA, from the coding sequence ATGAGTTTTACGGTCATCATTCCGGCTCGCTTCGGATCCAGTCGCTTTCCCGGCAAGCCGCTGGCGGATATCGCCGGCAAACCCATGATTCAGCATGTGTTTGAGCGGGCCTGTCAGAGTGATGCCAGTCGTGTGCTGGTGGCCACCGATGATGTGCGCATCGCCGATGTGGCGCGCGGGTTTGGCGCCGAGGTGTGCATGACCTCGCCTGAGCACCCCTCCGGCACGGACCGTTTGCAGGAAGTCGTGGCGCAGCTGGGGCTGGACGCTGAGGAAATCGTGGTCAATGTGCAGGGTGATGAGCCACTGATTCCGCCGGTGATCATCAACCAGGTGGCTGCCAATCTCGCGGCCAACCCCCAGGCCGGTATCGCGACCCTGTCTGAACCGGTTGAGGATATTGCCGGTTTGCTGAACCCCAATGTGGTCAAGGTGGTGACGGATCGTTACGGCATGGCGCTGTATTTCAGCCGTGCCACCATTCCCTGGCCGCGCGATGCTTTTGGCAGTGCCGCCGGGCGTGAGGCCATGCCGGCGGGCTTTGCGTGGCAGCGTCATATCGGCATTTACGGCTACCGGGTGCAGCTGCTGAATGATTTTGTGCAGTGGCCCCCGGCGGCAATCGAGAATACCGAATGCCTCGAGCAGTTGCGCGCGCTCTGGAACGGTGCCCGTATCCATGTTGCGGTCGCGGCCGAGTTGCCGCCGCCGGGCGTGGACACGCCGGAAGACCTGGAGCGCCTGCGCCAATTGCTGGGCGGCCAGGCCTAA
- a CDS encoding Trm112 family protein: MMDRKLLDILVCPVSKASLHYHGATDELFCSASGLAYPIRDGIPVMLETEARKLTEAEREALKKQVRP; this comes from the coding sequence ATGATGGATAGGAAACTGCTCGATATTCTGGTGTGTCCGGTGTCCAAGGCGTCGCTGCATTATCATGGGGCGACCGACGAGCTGTTCTGCAGTGCAAGTGGTCTTGCGTATCCGATTCGCGACGGCATTCCGGTGATGTTGGAGACCGAAGCCCGCAAGCTGACCGAAGCGGAGCGCGAGGCACTGAAAAAGCAGGTGCGCCCATGA
- the lpxK gene encoding tetraacyldisaccharide 4'-kinase, with product MNAWVRGWYQGSGWLRLLRPLEWLFRTLVKRRRARFLSHPELVWQPPVPVIIVGNISVGGTGKTPLVLALLQCLQAAGYRPGVVSRGYGARAPHYPCLVEPGANAAEVGDEPLLIVERSGCALVIDPDRVAAARYLLEQTDTDLIISDDGLQHYRLGRNVEILVLDSERGLGNGRCLPEGPLREPAQRMESVDLVVVNGDGPFRPGGAHVMQLVPGALRSLDGKQQQQAASWSHSRRVHALAGIGNPQRFFDSLRRLGFEPIPHSFADHHAFSAADLEFGDQLPLIMTEKDAVKCRHLAPANSWYLPVEAQLDAEFETALLAQLNRQGLPEPGLRASDATSSERQ from the coding sequence ATGAATGCCTGGGTCAGGGGCTGGTACCAGGGTAGTGGCTGGTTGCGCTTGTTGCGACCGCTGGAATGGCTGTTTCGCACCCTGGTAAAGCGCCGTCGCGCACGCTTTCTCTCCCATCCCGAGCTCGTCTGGCAGCCGCCGGTGCCCGTCATTATCGTTGGTAATATTTCCGTGGGCGGTACCGGCAAGACCCCCCTGGTGCTGGCGCTGTTGCAATGCTTGCAGGCGGCGGGCTACCGGCCGGGTGTTGTCAGTCGAGGCTACGGCGCCCGGGCACCGCATTATCCCTGCCTGGTTGAGCCCGGTGCCAATGCCGCCGAGGTGGGGGACGAGCCGCTGCTGATTGTCGAGCGCAGTGGCTGTGCGCTGGTGATCGATCCGGACCGGGTCGCGGCGGCACGGTACCTGCTGGAGCAAACTGATACTGACCTGATTATCAGCGATGACGGCCTGCAGCATTACCGCCTGGGGCGCAATGTTGAAATTCTGGTGCTGGACAGCGAGCGCGGCCTTGGCAACGGGCGCTGCCTGCCTGAGGGGCCGCTGCGCGAGCCCGCGCAGCGCATGGAGTCTGTCGACCTGGTTGTGGTCAACGGCGACGGGCCCTTTCGCCCGGGTGGTGCCCATGTAATGCAGCTGGTGCCCGGTGCGTTGCGCTCACTCGATGGGAAACAGCAACAGCAGGCGGCCTCTTGGTCGCATTCAAGGCGGGTGCATGCCCTGGCCGGCATTGGCAACCCGCAGCGTTTTTTCGACAGCCTGCGTCGACTGGGCTTTGAGCCCATCCCCCACAGTTTTGCCGATCATCACGCCTTTAGTGCTGCGGATCTGGAGTTTGGTGATCAGTTGCCACTGATCATGACGGAAAAGGATGCGGTGAAGTGCCGCCACCTGGCGCCGGCCAACAGCTGGTACCTGCCCGTGGAGGCGCAGCTGGACGCGGAGTTTGAAACTGCGCTGCTGGCGCAGTTAAATAGACAAGGTCTTCCAGAGCCCGGATTGCGGGCGTCTGATGCTACTTCAAGTGAGAGGCAATGA
- a CDS encoding ExbD/TolR family protein, whose amino-acid sequence MKFQRRSQEEVSVNLTPLIDVVFLLLIFFMVSTTFTRETHLQVDLPEASGEPGEASAQLLEVLIDAQGRYSINGKPLVNSQPDTLRQALRQSAGEERDRPLLITADGTTPHQAVVTVMDVAGQLGFVQLSITTREPGSP is encoded by the coding sequence GTGAAGTTCCAGCGCCGCAGCCAGGAAGAGGTTAGCGTCAACCTGACACCGCTGATCGATGTGGTGTTTCTGCTGCTGATCTTTTTTATGGTATCGACCACCTTTACCCGCGAAACCCACCTGCAGGTTGATTTGCCTGAAGCCAGTGGCGAGCCCGGCGAGGCATCGGCGCAGCTGCTGGAAGTGCTGATCGATGCCCAGGGGCGTTACAGTATTAATGGCAAGCCACTGGTCAACTCCCAGCCCGACACTCTGCGTCAGGCGTTGCGCCAGAGTGCCGGCGAAGAGCGGGACCGCCCGTTGCTGATTACCGCCGATGGCACCACGCCGCACCAGGCGGTGGTCACGGTGATGGATGTGGCCGGTCAGCTCGGCTTTGTACAGCTGAGCATCACCACCCGCGAACCCGGTTCACCCTGA
- a CDS encoding MotA/TolQ/ExbB proton channel family protein, which produces MFELLKAGGWLMIPIVACSVLALAICLERLWVLRTSRIAPGGLLGDIWDQIQGKTLTPAQMREIKQQSPLGRIMVAGLNNAKHGREVMKESILEAASQVIHELERFLNPLGTIAAVTPLLGLLGTVIGMIKVFTEIMVQGTGNASVLAGGISEALITTAAGLSVAIPTLIFHRFFQRKVDSLVKEMEQEAVKLVEVVHGEREIDHV; this is translated from the coding sequence GTGTTTGAACTTCTCAAGGCCGGTGGCTGGCTGATGATCCCGATCGTGGCGTGTTCGGTGCTGGCACTGGCGATTTGTCTGGAGCGCCTGTGGGTGCTGCGTACGTCGCGCATTGCGCCGGGTGGCTTGCTGGGTGATATCTGGGACCAGATTCAGGGCAAGACACTCACGCCCGCCCAGATGCGTGAAATCAAGCAGCAGAGCCCGCTGGGGCGGATCATGGTGGCCGGCCTGAACAACGCCAAGCACGGCCGTGAAGTCATGAAGGAAAGCATTCTCGAGGCGGCCAGCCAGGTCATCCACGAGCTGGAGCGCTTTCTCAATCCCCTGGGCACTATCGCCGCAGTTACGCCCCTGCTCGGCCTGCTGGGCACTGTAATTGGCATGATCAAGGTCTTTACCGAGATCATGGTGCAGGGTACCGGCAATGCTTCGGTGTTGGCCGGTGGTATCTCGGAAGCCCTCATCACTACAGCCGCCGGTCTCTCGGTGGCGATTCCCACACTGATTTTTCACCGCTTTTTTCAGCGCAAGGTCGACTCTCTGGTCAAGGAAATGGAACAGGAGGCGGTCAAGCTGGTGGAAGTGGTGCATGGCGAGCGCGAAATCGACCATGTCTGA
- a CDS encoding DNA internalization-related competence protein ComEC/Rec2 codes for MIYYIAGIVLAALLPQLPAGYLLLLLCPLLLCNRWRRRTAPLWLGFLLAVSYGHWQLWHRLDVRQASAEHRLGGEVTGLPEVRGEVQRFELRVTSAEGTRVRLVRLSDYGLLPALQPGDRVTLSARLKPPHGLWNPGGFDYEFWALMRGIDAVGYVRQLHAVRPARWTLDRVRADLGGRLSEGLPGPGVAALARAFLIGDGSRLGSTDWERLRRTGTVHLVVVSGLHIAIVVALGWLLGHGLLWLWPASRLGAPLLRLVPVSLALLLSGAYVLLAGAGIATLRAWVMAAALLLSAFCLVQLSLWQRWWLALAVVLTLQPLAVHAPGLWLSFGAVGILLVLASLRAVQPLWRRLLGAQLAIFCLMTPLLLNWFGQISLVAPLVNLVAIPLLPFLVLGLVPVLLGLWWGLALPADLYAAVLGWLWQGLGLVEQLVMAQDTPFAGPLPVPHAALLVPAVLAALAMVLPLGWRVRVLAVMVWSLALFGGGPAPVQPGFRAWVFDVGQGLAVWVQAGEYRLLYDTGPGYRNGGAAFERTLLPYLQRQGEGALDRFVISHADNDHAGGRAQVLRALSVGRRESGSLRLQREEGYQPCVAGQHWRWAGVDFRYLHGGQGASENDQSCVLLIEDAGCRLLLTGDIEAGVEQALVRRGVLAPVTWLVASHHGSRSSSSEAFLAQLQPRFGLFSAGFLNQYGHPAREVVARFEKQGAALFNTADSGALELVADGAGGCRTRPWRGVKKRYWSAG; via the coding sequence ATGATCTACTACATAGCGGGAATTGTGCTGGCGGCCCTGTTGCCGCAGCTGCCCGCGGGTTACCTGTTGCTGCTTTTGTGTCCGCTGTTGCTGTGCAATCGCTGGCGTCGCCGCACCGCGCCCCTGTGGCTCGGCTTTTTGCTGGCCGTCAGCTATGGCCACTGGCAGTTGTGGCACCGGCTGGATGTGCGACAAGCCAGTGCGGAACATCGCCTTGGCGGCGAAGTCACCGGGCTGCCGGAGGTGCGGGGCGAGGTGCAGCGCTTCGAGCTGCGGGTCACGTCCGCAGAGGGTACGCGCGTACGCCTTGTGCGCCTGAGTGATTACGGCCTGCTTCCGGCGTTACAGCCCGGTGACCGGGTTACCCTCAGTGCGCGCTTGAAGCCACCCCACGGTCTGTGGAATCCCGGTGGCTTCGATTACGAGTTCTGGGCGCTGATGCGGGGCATAGATGCCGTGGGCTATGTGCGCCAGTTGCATGCCGTGCGCCCGGCGCGCTGGACGCTGGACAGGGTGCGCGCCGATTTGGGCGGGCGGTTGTCCGAGGGTTTGCCCGGTCCTGGGGTCGCGGCGCTGGCCCGTGCCTTTCTGATCGGTGACGGGTCGCGTCTTGGGAGTACGGACTGGGAGCGGCTGCGTCGCACCGGCACCGTGCACCTGGTGGTGGTCAGCGGTCTGCATATCGCCATTGTTGTGGCACTGGGGTGGCTTCTGGGGCATGGCTTGCTGTGGCTCTGGCCGGCGTCCAGGCTGGGTGCGCCGTTGCTGCGTTTGGTGCCCGTGTCACTGGCGCTGCTGCTCAGCGGTGCCTATGTCCTCCTGGCCGGTGCCGGCATTGCCACCCTGCGGGCCTGGGTGATGGCCGCGGCCTTGCTGCTATCGGCATTCTGCCTGGTGCAGCTGAGCCTGTGGCAGCGCTGGTGGCTGGCGCTTGCCGTGGTGCTGACGCTGCAACCGCTGGCAGTCCATGCGCCGGGGCTCTGGCTGTCGTTCGGTGCCGTGGGGATACTGCTGGTGCTGGCGTCATTGCGCGCAGTCCAGCCCCTGTGGCGGCGGTTACTGGGGGCGCAGTTGGCTATCTTCTGCCTGATGACGCCGCTGTTACTGAACTGGTTCGGCCAGATATCCCTGGTGGCGCCGCTGGTCAACCTGGTGGCCATCCCGCTGTTGCCGTTTCTGGTGCTGGGTCTGGTGCCGGTGCTGCTTGGCCTCTGGTGGGGTCTCGCCCTGCCTGCGGACCTGTATGCGGCGGTGCTGGGGTGGCTGTGGCAGGGGTTGGGCCTTGTCGAGCAGCTGGTGATGGCCCAGGATACGCCCTTTGCCGGGCCCCTGCCGGTGCCCCACGCGGCACTGCTGGTGCCGGCTGTGCTGGCCGCCCTGGCGATGGTGTTGCCCCTGGGGTGGCGGGTGCGGGTGCTGGCCGTCATGGTCTGGTCGCTGGCGCTCTTTGGTGGCGGGCCTGCGCCGGTGCAACCGGGGTTTCGCGCCTGGGTGTTCGATGTGGGGCAGGGGCTGGCGGTCTGGGTGCAGGCGGGTGAGTACCGCCTGCTGTATGACACCGGGCCTGGTTATCGCAATGGCGGCGCGGCGTTTGAGCGCACGCTGTTGCCCTATCTGCAGCGCCAGGGCGAGGGGGCGCTGGATCGCTTTGTGATTAGCCATGCGGACAACGATCATGCCGGCGGGCGGGCGCAGGTACTGCGGGCGCTGTCGGTGGGGCGCCGGGAGTCCGGCAGTCTGCGCCTGCAGCGCGAGGAGGGTTATCAGCCCTGTGTCGCCGGGCAGCATTGGCGCTGGGCAGGAGTGGACTTTCGCTATCTTCACGGGGGACAGGGCGCGAGTGAAAATGACCAGTCCTGCGTCTTGCTGATCGAGGATGCTGGCTGTCGCCTGTTGCTGACCGGGGATATAGAGGCCGGGGTTGAGCAGGCGCTGGTGCGTCGTGGCGTTCTGGCGCCGGTGACCTGGCTGGTGGCGTCCCACCATGGCAGTCGCAGCTCTTCCTCGGAGGCCTTTCTGGCGCAGCTGCAGCCTCGCTTCGGGCTTTTCAGTGCGGGTTTTCTTAACCAGTACGGCCACCCGGCCAGGGAGGTGGTTGCGCGCTTTGAAAAACAGGGCGCGGCGCTGTTCAATACCGCCGATTCAGGTGCGCTTGAACTGGTTGCCGACGGTGCCGGGGGCTGTCGGACCAGGCCCTGGCGCGGGGTGAAAAAGCGTTATTGGTCAGCGGGTTAA
- a CDS encoding DUF2062 domain-containing protein, translating into MPRKLIKKYMPDEHRFRSHRTLSWLGDHLHDPNLFHLTRKSVSRAAMVGIFCAFLPIPLQMLAAAIIAVIARSNLPISVSLVWLTNPLTMPPVFYFAYLVGSQILGAPVKPVVFEFSLHSLGAEISAVWWPLLLGSVLCGLVFSLLGYAAVQLFWIRHVHNSWKKRHRERKNRK; encoded by the coding sequence ATGCCTCGCAAGCTGATCAAGAAGTATATGCCCGACGAGCACCGGTTTCGCAGCCACCGAACCCTGAGCTGGCTCGGTGACCATCTCCACGACCCCAACCTGTTTCACCTGACCCGAAAATCCGTTTCCCGCGCAGCCATGGTGGGCATTTTCTGCGCCTTCCTGCCGATCCCCCTGCAGATGCTCGCGGCCGCCATCATTGCCGTGATTGCCCGCTCCAACTTGCCCATTTCCGTCAGCCTGGTCTGGCTTACCAATCCGCTGACCATGCCGCCGGTATTTTATTTCGCATACCTGGTCGGCTCCCAGATTCTGGGCGCCCCGGTAAAACCGGTGGTATTCGAATTTTCCCTGCACAGCCTGGGCGCCGAGATATCGGCGGTCTGGTGGCCCCTGCTGCTTGGCTCCGTGCTCTGCGGTCTGGTGTTTTCCCTGCTGGGCTATGCCGCGGTTCAGCTCTTCTGGATTCGCCATGTACACAACAGCTGGAAAAAGCGCCACCGGGAGCGCAAGAACCGCAAGTAG